In Natator depressus isolate rNatDep1 chromosome 9, rNatDep2.hap1, whole genome shotgun sequence, a single genomic region encodes these proteins:
- the IL13RA2 gene encoding interleukin-13 receptor subunit alpha-2, protein MDIQWICAVSTILAWFCTGSSGHQTSVEPPRNLQIIDPGLLGHLCIEWQPPPSLLTLDQCTIKYKLKYRSTGDADWKVVFTKKLKYGVGFDLSKRTEAKVQTLLEGRCTNESEVKSDWTHATFQLPSQGDLESQIRDFHCVYYDWEHLTCTWQLGRLAPPGARYEFYYWYEGLDHAVQCDDYRQTHGRNTGCNLQNLRQAEYTDFNVCVNGSSESTWLRPSYFTFHLQNLVKPSPPEKLSVSISASEEVHVEWSPPAGGTPPHCLDYEVQLTERDGDDPWASVSTQVETAFTFSQSNRSHVSCVRVRGKTNVFCADKGFWSEWTRECFYVSRKDEKQLFLLIAVVLSFLTVVIIFILAAQWKKRTNGEKNISPTSLYLE, encoded by the exons ATGGACATCCAGTGGATTTGTGCCGTCAGCACAATCCTAGCATGGTTCTGCACGGGTTCCTCAGGACACCAGACATCAG TCGAACCTCCCCGCAATCTTCAGATAATTGACCCTGGACTTTTAGGCCATCTCTGTATAGAATGGCAGCCTCCACCTTCCCTGCTAACCCTCGATCAGTgtacaataaaatataaattaaaataccGTAGCACTGGCGATGCAGACTGGAAG GTTGTTTTTACTAAGAAGTTAAAATATGGCGTTGGATTTGATCTCAGCAAGAGAACTGAAGCAAAGGTCCAGACTCTGCTGGAAGGACGTTGTACGAATGAATCTGAAGTGAAAAGTGACTGGACTCATGCTACCTTCCAGCTTCCTTCACAAG GAGATCTGGAGTCACAGATCCGAGACTTCCACTGTGTCTATTACGATTGGGAGCACCTCACGTGCACTTGGCAGCTGGGCCGGCTAGCTCCTCCTGGGGCACGTTATGAGTTTTATTATTG GTACGAAGGGCTGGATCATGCAGTGCAATGTGATGACTATCGTCAGACTCATGGAAGAAATACTGGATGCAATTTGCAAAACCTGAGGCAGGCagaatatactgatttcaatgtCTGTGTTAATGGTTCTTCAGAGTCCACGTGGCTGAGACCCTCCTACTTCACATTCCATCTTCAGAATCTAG tCAAACCTTCTCCCCCTGAGAAGCTGTCGGTTTCCATTTCTGCCTCTGAGGAAGTTCACGTGGAGTGGAGCCCTCCTGCGGGGGGTACCCCCCCACACTGCCTGGACTACGAGGTGCAGCTGACAGAACGGGATGGTGATGATCCCTGGGCG TCTGTGTCAACCCAAGTGGAAACTGCCTTTACCTTCTCCCAGTCCAATCGAAGCCATGTCTCATGTGTCCGTGTACGAGGGAAAACAAATGTGTTCTGTGCTGACAAGGGCTTTTGGAGTGAATGGACGCGCGAGTGCTTCTACG TGTCCAGAAAAGATGAAAAGCAGCTGTTCCTCCTCATTGCAGTAGTCTTAAGTTTTCTGACCGTCGTGATAATATTTATATTAGCTGCACAGTGGAAGAAAAG AacaaatggagagaaaaatatatcCCCTACATCTCTATATTTGGAATAA